A window of Blastomonas sp. SL216 contains these coding sequences:
- a CDS encoding DUF2842 domain-containing protein, translating to MKPTLRKPVGIFAILAIITIWAVIVASFSSIIGGWHIAVQSVIYCVAGIIWIAPMRPLMIWMETGRWRA from the coding sequence ATGAAGCCGACCCTGCGCAAGCCCGTGGGCATTTTCGCCATCCTGGCCATCATCACGATCTGGGCGGTGATCGTCGCCAGCTTTTCCAGCATCATCGGCGGCTGGCACATCGCGGTGCAATCGGTGATCTATTGCGTTGCGGGAATCATCTGGATCGCGCCGATGCGGCCGCTGATGATCTGGATGGAAACAGGCCGCTGGCGGGCCTGA
- a CDS encoding AI-2E family transporter, which translates to MSLPPSDRTVTDELRRDRLLAALALIAGVALFLAFPFAMRAGAEFFLPLAVAIVLSIALVPALEWMERRGLPSMAAAFLCLVLFLTIANGALAVIVVPATDWFLALPDRIPKIMENLAPLIDLYSDLQRFVDDTTRLVSGSMVKAQAAATSSPESLLDLFASAAPGVALQMAFVILLIFFFLAGWTKLRENAINSRGSFTGAMATARVIQNVVSATSAYLTTITVINLLLGLSVGVVVWMLGMESPAMWGGIVALLNFVPYLGPVLAAVLLALGGLMSFGDLGTALIPASVQIVFHLVEANLITPAVLGRRLTMNPLLILVSLSYWAWVWGTTGALLAVPLLIIIQTVVAAAGKPDIAGFLFESGTLTRQPRDAETSATEPLSPVRGKN; encoded by the coding sequence CGATGCGCGCCGGGGCGGAGTTCTTCCTGCCGCTCGCCGTCGCCATCGTGCTGTCGATCGCGCTGGTGCCCGCGCTGGAATGGATGGAGCGCAGGGGCCTGCCTTCCATGGCGGCGGCGTTCCTGTGCCTCGTCCTGTTCCTGACGATCGCCAACGGCGCGCTGGCGGTGATCGTGGTGCCGGCGACCGACTGGTTCCTGGCGCTGCCCGACCGAATCCCCAAGATCATGGAAAACCTTGCCCCGCTGATCGATCTCTATTCGGATCTGCAGCGGTTCGTGGACGATACCACGCGGCTGGTGTCGGGATCGATGGTCAAGGCGCAGGCTGCGGCGACCAGTTCACCCGAATCGCTGCTCGACCTGTTCGCCAGCGCCGCGCCCGGCGTGGCCTTGCAGATGGCGTTCGTCATCCTGCTGATCTTCTTCTTCCTGGCCGGCTGGACCAAGCTGCGTGAGAACGCCATCAACAGCCGTGGCAGCTTTACTGGCGCGATGGCGACCGCACGGGTGATCCAGAATGTCGTCTCGGCGACATCGGCCTATCTTACCACGATCACCGTCATCAACCTGCTGCTGGGCCTGTCGGTTGGCGTGGTGGTGTGGATGCTGGGCATGGAATCGCCTGCGATGTGGGGTGGCATCGTCGCGCTGCTCAACTTTGTCCCTTATCTCGGGCCGGTGCTCGCAGCGGTACTGCTGGCACTGGGCGGGCTGATGAGCTTTGGCGATCTGGGCACGGCGCTGATTCCCGCCAGCGTGCAGATCGTTTTTCACCTGGTCGAGGCGAATCTCATCACGCCGGCGGTGCTTGGCCGCAGGCTGACGATGAACCCGCTGCTGATTCTCGTCTCGCTGAGCTACTGGGCCTGGGTCTGGGGCACGACCGGCGCGCTGCTCGCGGTGCCGCTGCTGATCATCATCCAGACCGTCGTGGCTGCGGCGGGCAAGCCGGATATCGCCGGTTTCCTGTTCGAATCGGGCACGCTCACGCGGCAACCGCGCGATGCGGAAACTTCAGCAACAGAGCCACTTTCGCCGGTTCGCGGGAAAAATTGA
- a CDS encoding 5-formyltetrahydrofolate cyclo-ligase, whose protein sequence is MGELLTDVISQKRQMRRAMRAARLAHWQALPDAHRALIFGRPPRAILPLIEQAEFVGLYRAVPGEVPTQRYAMHLLDLGKMIALPWTREQAGPMRFRLWTGSDETLEQGPWGPQPHAAMPEVVPDALFMPLVAFDDALNRLGQGGGHYDGWCAAHPATRRIGLGWTVQQAERVPTDDHDMPLDAVITEQQVLLPIEEREFR, encoded by the coding sequence ATGGGCGAGCTTTTGACCGATGTGATCAGCCAGAAGCGCCAGATGCGTCGCGCGATGCGCGCGGCACGGCTGGCGCATTGGCAGGCCCTGCCGGATGCGCACCGCGCTCTGATCTTCGGCCGCCCTCCCCGCGCCATCCTGCCGCTGATCGAGCAGGCTGAGTTCGTCGGCCTGTATCGCGCCGTCCCCGGCGAGGTACCGACCCAGCGCTATGCCATGCACCTGCTGGATCTGGGCAAGATGATCGCGCTGCCCTGGACCCGCGAGCAGGCAGGGCCGATGCGTTTCCGCCTGTGGACCGGATCGGACGAAACGCTCGAACAGGGCCCCTGGGGTCCGCAGCCGCATGCCGCCATGCCCGAAGTGGTGCCCGACGCGCTGTTCATGCCGCTGGTGGCGTTTGACGACGCGCTCAACCGGCTGGGACAGGGCGGCGGCCATTATGACGGCTGGTGCGCCGCGCACCCCGCCACGCGGCGAATCGGGCTGGGCTGGACAGTGCAGCAGGCAGAGCGCGTGCCGACCGATGATCATGACATGCCGCTCGATGCGGTGATCACCGAGCAGCAGGTGCTGCTGCCGATCGAGGAAAGAGAATTTCGATGA